The genomic region ACCAATGAGCATTTCACGGTTGAAGAATACATACAAGCAAATTGCGAGTATCCGGGAACATGGGACGGAACAATCGAAAGAATAGAACAAATCGGTAATCTAATCATCACCGCCGTCAACGTATACAGTGTCGATAGAACAAGTTCTTTTCACGTGGTATCGTTTATAAAATTAAAAGATGATAAAATCATTGCGATGGATGAATATTGGGGCGATGATGGAGCTCCACCTCAGTGGAGATTGGAGAAACGGCTTGGGAGAAAAATACATACCTAATGGCTCATTCTTTTCAACCCTGTCATTGAGTATCATCTCCCATAAAAAGTTCATTGTTTTAAGATTA from Treponema vincentii harbors:
- a CDS encoding nuclear transport factor 2 family protein; translation: MNIQDFLNAVLKQDAEQLRTYFSDSAYINWHCTNEHFTVEEYIQANCEYPGTWDGTIERIEQIGNLIITAVNVYSVDRTSSFHVVSFIKLKDDKIIAMDEYWGDDGAPPQWRLEKRLGRKIHT